A stretch of the Capsicum annuum cultivar UCD-10X-F1 chromosome 10, UCD10Xv1.1, whole genome shotgun sequence genome encodes the following:
- the LOC107845997 gene encoding acyl-coenzyme A oxidase 4, peroxisomal, with amino-acid sequence MKVPATKTQEEMYKEAKSSYFDLPALDVSIAFPQATPASVFPPCTSDYYQLDDLLTPEEKAIKVKVRECMEKDIAPIMTEYWEKAEFPFEVIPKLGALHISGGTIKGYGCPGLSITGSAVALAEITRVDASCGTFILVHSSLAMLTIGLCGSEMQKQKYLPSLAELSTVACWGLTEPDYGSDASALRTIARKVEGGWILEGQKRWIGNSTFADVLVIFARNTATNQINGFIVKKDAPGLQATKIENKIGLRMVQNGDIFLKKVFVPDEDRLPGVNSFKDTNKVLAVSRVMVTWMPIGIAMGVYDMCHRYLKERMQFGAPLAAFQINQQKLVQMLSNIQAMLLVGWRLCKLYESGKMTPGQASLGKSWNTLRARETVSLGRELLGGNGILSDFLVAKAFCDLEPIYTFEGTYDINTLVTGREITGLPSFKPATLRPNSRL; translated from the exons ATGAAAGTTCCAGCAACTAAAACTCAAG AGGAAATGTATAAAGAGGCGAAAAGCTCCTATTTTGATTTACCAGCGTTGGATGTTTCCATTGCATTTCCTCAAGCAACACCAGCGTCAGTCTTTCCTCCGTGCA CTTCAGACTACTATCAGCTTGATGATCTCTTGACTCCTGAAGAGAAAGCCATCAAAGTGAAAGTGAGAGAGTGCATGGAAAAAGATATTGCTCCTATAATGACAGAG TACTGGGAGAAAGCAGAGTTTCCATTTGAAGTCATCCCGAAACTTGGTGCGTTGCACATATCTGGTGGCACTATAAAG GGGTATGGTTGTCCAGGTCTATCAATAACTGGAAGTGCCGTTGCACTAGCAGAAATTACCAGAGTTGATGCAAGCTGCGGTACATTCATTTTGGTGCATTCATCTTTGGCAATGCTCACTATTG GATTATGCGGGTCAGAAATGCAAAAGCAAAAATATTTGCCATCTCTGGCCGAACTTAGCACTGTAGCTTGTTGG GGTCTAACTGAACCAGACTATGGTAGTGATGCAAGTGCTTTGAGGACCATTGCCAGAAAG GTTGAGGGAGGTTGGATCCTTGAAGGACAAAAACGGTGGATAGGAAACAGCACTTTTGCTGATGTATTGGTTATTTTTGCTAGAAACACAGCCACAAACCAAATAAATGG TTTCATTGTAAAGAAGGATGCTCCAGGTTTGCAAGCTactaaaatagaaaacaaaattgGGCTGCGGATGGTTCAAAATGGAGATATCTTCCTTAAGAAAGTGTTTGTTCCTGATGAGGATAGATTACCTGGTGTCAATTCTTTCAAGGACACAAACAAG GTGCTTGCTGTATCACGTGTCATGGTTACATGGATGCCTATAGGCATTGCAATGGGTGTATATGATATGTGTCACAG GTACTTAAAAGAGAGGATGCAGTTCGGAGCTCCATTGGCTGCTTTCCAAATAAATCAACAGAAGCTGGTTCAGATGTTGAGCAACATTCAGGCTATGCTTCTTGTTGGTTGGCGTCTTTGCAAGTTATACGAGAGTGGTAAAATGACTCCCGGTCAGGCTAGCTTGGGAAAA TCATGGAATACCTTGAGAGCTAGAGAGACCGTTTCTCTTGGACGGGAATTACTTGGTGGTAACGGTATCTTGTCCGACTTCCTAGTGGCAAAG GCGTTCTGTGACTTGGAGCCCATCTATACGTTCGAGGGTACGTATGACATCAACACACTAGTTACAGGTAGAGAAATTACAGGTCTTCCTAGCTTCAAGCCAGCAACATTGAGGCCAAACAGTCGTCTGTAG